The Bacillus carboniphilus genome contains a region encoding:
- the hflC gene encoding protease modulator HflC: MSSKVVDMEERKGSQNWRKYIRGGVFFLLLIVIIGFLLTNIYIVKENEYRVVRQFGEVIKIVEDPGLHVKIPFVQSVTTLPKNQMKMSVEEAEINTKDKKRIIIDNYAVWKIEDPKKMIANAKTVVNAEAKMSEFIFSTIRSQLGKLDYDEIINDENESRGSLNDQVTETVNTLLDSNNFGIVVTDVRIKRTDLPNDNENSVYNLMISEREAKSQEYLSEGEAEKNRQIAETDREVKEMLAKAKAEAEAIRGEGEKEAGQIYNDSYSKDPEFYEMFRTLQSYKKTIDGETVIILPLDSPYANTLLGSE; this comes from the coding sequence ATGAGCAGTAAAGTGGTAGATATGGAAGAAAGAAAAGGTTCACAAAATTGGAGAAAATACATTCGAGGTGGTGTATTCTTTCTTCTTCTTATCGTGATCATTGGCTTTTTATTAACGAATATATATATCGTGAAAGAAAACGAATATCGAGTGGTCCGTCAATTTGGAGAAGTAATAAAAATTGTGGAAGATCCAGGATTGCATGTGAAAATCCCTTTTGTTCAGTCGGTAACAACGCTTCCTAAAAATCAAATGAAAATGAGTGTAGAAGAAGCGGAAATTAATACAAAAGATAAAAAGAGGATTATTATCGACAACTATGCGGTCTGGAAGATTGAGGATCCGAAAAAGATGATAGCAAATGCAAAAACCGTTGTTAATGCAGAAGCAAAAATGTCAGAGTTTATCTTTTCAACGATTCGTTCTCAGTTAGGTAAACTTGACTATGATGAAATTATTAATGATGAAAATGAATCAAGAGGAAGTTTAAATGATCAAGTGACTGAAACGGTAAACACTCTTCTAGACAGTAACAATTTTGGTATCGTAGTAACAGATGTCAGAATTAAACGAACAGATTTGCCTAATGACAACGAGAATTCCGTTTATAACTTAATGATTTCTGAAAGGGAAGCTAAGTCTCAAGAATATTTATCAGAAGGTGAAGCAGAGAAAAATCGTCAAATTGCTGAGACGGACAGAGAAGTGAAAGAAATGTTAGCGAAAGCAAAAGCAGAAGCCGAAGCCATTCGAGGAGAAGGAGAAAAAGAAGCAGGTCAAATATACAATGATTCGTATTCCAAAGACCCAGAGTTTTATGAGATGTTCCGCACCTTGCAATCTTATAAGAAAACAATCGATGGAGAAACGGTCATTATCCTTCCACTTGATTCTCCTTATGCCAATACTCTGTTAGGGAGTGAATAA
- the icd gene encoding NADP-dependent isocitrate dehydrogenase, whose translation MTNGEKLSVKDGQLNVPDQPIIPYIEGDGIGPDIWAAASRVLEAAVEKAYDGKKSIVWKEVLAGEKAFNKTGEWLPEETLNMIREYMVAIKGPLTTPVGGGIRSLNVALRQELDLFVCLRPVRYFQGVPSPVKRPEDTDMVIFRENTEDIYAGIEYAKGSDEVKKVIEFLQTEMGANKIRFPETSGIGIKPVSEEGTKRIVRAAINYAIEHGRKSVTLVHKGNIMKFTEGAFKNWGYELAEQEFGDKVFTWAEYDRIVEVEGKEAANKAQDQAVAEGKIVVKDAIADIFLQQILTRPAEFDVVATMNLNGDYISDALAAQVGGIGIAPGANINYETGHAIFEATHGTAPKYAGLDKVNPSSVLLSGVLMLEHLGWIEAANMITKSMEKTIASKVVTYDFARLMDGATEVKCSQFADELIANL comes from the coding sequence ATGACAAACGGTGAAAAATTATCAGTTAAAGACGGACAGCTAAATGTTCCCGACCAACCAATCATTCCATATATCGAAGGGGACGGAATTGGTCCAGATATTTGGGCAGCTGCATCTAGAGTATTAGAAGCTGCAGTAGAAAAAGCGTATGATGGGAAAAAATCGATTGTATGGAAAGAGGTTTTAGCAGGAGAAAAAGCCTTCAATAAAACTGGAGAATGGCTTCCTGAAGAAACGTTAAATATGATTCGTGAATATATGGTTGCTATTAAAGGCCCATTAACAACACCAGTTGGTGGAGGAATTAGGTCTTTAAATGTTGCTCTTAGACAGGAGTTGGACCTTTTTGTATGTCTACGTCCTGTTCGTTATTTTCAAGGTGTACCTTCGCCTGTCAAACGTCCAGAAGACACAGATATGGTTATCTTCAGAGAAAATACGGAAGATATTTATGCTGGGATTGAATATGCTAAAGGCTCTGATGAAGTGAAGAAGGTCATTGAATTTTTGCAAACAGAAATGGGTGCTAACAAAATTAGATTCCCTGAAACATCTGGTATCGGTATTAAGCCAGTTTCTGAGGAAGGGACTAAGCGTATCGTAAGAGCAGCCATTAACTATGCCATTGAACATGGTAGAAAATCGGTTACGCTCGTTCATAAAGGGAATATTATGAAGTTTACAGAAGGTGCATTTAAAAATTGGGGTTATGAGCTAGCTGAACAAGAATTCGGTGATAAAGTGTTTACTTGGGCTGAATATGATCGTATTGTGGAAGTTGAAGGAAAAGAAGCGGCTAACAAAGCACAAGATCAAGCCGTAGCAGAAGGGAAAATTGTCGTTAAAGACGCGATCGCAGACATTTTCTTGCAGCAAATCCTTACAAGACCTGCCGAGTTCGATGTAGTTGCAACAATGAACTTAAATGGGGATTATATTTCTGATGCTCTAGCCGCTCAAGTTGGAGGTATTGGTATTGCACCTGGTGCCAATATTAACTATGAAACAGGACATGCTATTTTTGAAGCGACACATGGAACGGCTCCTAAATATGCAGGTTTAGACAAAGTGAATCCTTCATCCGTTCTTTTATCTGGAGTGTTAATGCTAGAACATCTAGGCTGGATTGAAGCGGCAAATATGATTACAAAATCAATGGAAAAGACCATTGCATCTAAAGTTGTAACATATGACTTCGCACGATTAATGGATGGGGCGACTGAAGTGAAATGTTCACAATTTGCTGATGAATTAATTGCTAATCTTTAA
- the citZ gene encoding citrate synthase has protein sequence MTMTRGLEGVVATTSAVSSIIDDKLTYVGYNIDDLAENASFEEIIYLLWHGKLPTEDQLGTLKQQLMREMTIPSEIIASFQSFENESAHPMAVLRTAISMLGLYDKEADIMNEEANYKKAIRLQAKIATIVASFARIRKGKEPIQPKEDYSYAANFLYMLTGEEPKDIEVEAFNKALVLHADHELNASTFTARVCVATLSDIYSGVTAAIGALKGPLHGGANERVMKMLTEIGSVENAEPFIREKLAAKEKIMGFGHRVYRKGDPRAKHLKEMSKKLTEITGEKKWYDISIKIEEIVTGEKGLPPNVDFYSASVYHSLGIEHDLFTPIFAMSRVSGWLAHILEQYENNRLIRPRAEYTGPSLQSYVPINQR, from the coding sequence ATGACAATGACACGTGGTTTAGAAGGGGTAGTGGCAACAACGTCAGCAGTTAGTTCAATTATTGATGACAAACTAACATATGTTGGATACAACATTGATGACCTAGCTGAAAATGCTAGTTTTGAAGAGATTATTTATTTATTGTGGCATGGGAAGCTTCCGACAGAGGATCAATTAGGTACATTAAAACAACAACTGATGAGAGAAATGACGATACCTAGTGAAATTATTGCAAGTTTCCAATCATTTGAAAATGAAAGCGCTCACCCGATGGCAGTATTGCGTACAGCCATTTCTATGTTAGGTTTATATGATAAAGAAGCAGATATAATGAATGAAGAAGCAAATTATAAAAAGGCTATTCGTTTACAAGCGAAGATAGCAACGATTGTTGCATCTTTTGCGAGAATTCGTAAAGGAAAAGAGCCAATTCAGCCAAAAGAAGATTACAGTTATGCTGCTAACTTTCTCTACATGTTAACTGGAGAAGAGCCTAAAGATATTGAAGTAGAAGCATTTAATAAAGCGCTAGTTCTTCATGCTGACCATGAGTTGAATGCCTCTACCTTTACTGCTCGAGTTTGTGTAGCGACTCTATCTGATATTTATTCTGGAGTAACAGCTGCTATTGGAGCTTTAAAGGGACCACTTCATGGTGGAGCGAATGAACGAGTGATGAAGATGTTGACTGAGATTGGCAGTGTTGAAAATGCTGAACCATTTATCCGCGAAAAATTAGCGGCTAAAGAAAAAATCATGGGCTTTGGACATAGAGTATATAGAAAAGGCGATCCACGCGCCAAGCACCTTAAAGAAATGTCGAAAAAGTTAACAGAAATAACTGGTGAAAAAAAATGGTACGATATTTCAATTAAAATTGAAGAAATTGTTACTGGTGAGAAAGGTTTACCACCAAACGTTGATTTTTATTCTGCTTCTGTATATCATAGCTTAGGAATTGAACATGACTTATTTACACCAATCTTTGCAATGAGTCGTGTTTCTGGATGGTTAGCTCATATTCTAGAGCAGTACGAGAATAATCGTTTAATTCGTCCACGTGCTGAATATACGGGACCATCTTTACAGTCTTATGTTCCTATTAATCAAAGATAG
- the ytvI gene encoding sporulation integral membrane protein YtvI: MNKQYLYITLRTLLVGLILIGGGYLVLFSAKLTYPFIIAWVLAIFMNPLVNLLENKTKMNRGWSVFSSIIIVFTIIAGLLTLLVAEIVNGTAYLSRVVPKNIEQLSIYLENYFVETILPLYNEVTSIFNNLNNGQQETILSNIKGIGTELTTTVGNFVTTFLNNIPTIFSWLPNTATAIVFSFLATFFISKDWYKLKKMMVNIIPRKAISSGKSVFDELKKALAGFIKAQLTLISMTAVIVMIGLLVLQVPYAITIALLIGFVDLLPYLGTGLVFVPWIIFLIFSGNIPLAIGMSILYVIVMLQRQFMEPKVLSSNIGLDPLATLIALFVGFKLVGFLGLIVGPVTLVIINTLYKTRVFHEIYEFIVGKPKVD, encoded by the coding sequence TTGAATAAACAATATTTATACATAACGTTACGGACGTTACTAGTAGGTTTGATATTAATTGGCGGTGGTTATTTAGTCTTATTCTCTGCTAAACTGACCTATCCTTTTATTATCGCTTGGGTTCTAGCTATTTTTATGAATCCACTTGTTAACCTATTAGAGAATAAAACAAAAATGAATCGAGGATGGTCCGTTTTTTCCTCTATTATTATTGTATTTACCATCATCGCAGGATTATTAACCTTATTAGTTGCAGAGATTGTTAACGGAACTGCTTACTTATCAAGAGTAGTGCCCAAAAATATTGAACAACTAAGTATATATCTTGAAAACTACTTTGTTGAAACAATCCTGCCATTATATAACGAAGTCACTTCTATCTTTAATAACTTGAACAACGGACAGCAAGAAACGATCTTGTCTAATATAAAAGGGATTGGAACTGAACTTACGACGACTGTTGGAAACTTTGTAACAACGTTTTTAAATAATATTCCTACTATCTTCAGTTGGCTACCAAATACAGCAACAGCCATTGTTTTCTCTTTTTTAGCTACATTTTTCATTAGTAAAGATTGGTATAAACTAAAAAAAATGATGGTCAACATCATACCTCGAAAAGCGATCTCAAGTGGTAAATCTGTATTCGACGAGCTAAAAAAAGCATTGGCTGGTTTTATAAAAGCACAGCTAACGTTAATTTCTATGACAGCAGTTATTGTGATGATCGGGCTACTCGTTCTTCAAGTTCCTTATGCCATTACCATTGCTTTATTAATTGGGTTTGTGGATTTACTTCCATATTTAGGTACAGGTCTAGTCTTTGTTCCTTGGATCATCTTCCTTATTTTCAGTGGAAATATACCTTTAGCGATTGGAATGAGCATTTTATATGTAATTGTCATGCTCCAAAGGCAATTCATGGAACCTAAGGTGCTGTCTTCGAATATCGGTCTAGATCCTTTAGCTACGTTAATTGCCCTGTTTGTCGGATTTAAACTCGTTGGTTTTTTAGGATTAATTGTTGGACCAGTCACGCTTGTCATTATCAATACCCTTTACAAAACGCGTGTCTTTCACGAAATTTATGAATTTATTGTCGGAAAACCTAAAGTAGATTGA
- the hflK gene encoding FtsH protease activity modulator HflK: MSLKSIYKIIGLFFVIIVLGIVAFTSWYTVDESEQAVIITFGEVEEGIIGSGLHFKMPWPIQTVEKLSKETFSLQFGYEEKDGEIVEYPKETKMITGDEKIVLADMVVQWKITDPKKFLFNSEAPKDILHDATSASLRSIIGSSEIDDALTSGKLEIEAEVQDLLTELIEKYDVGISILAVKLQDVELPNEEVRKAFTAVTDSRETKNTKIKEAEKYSNQKKLEAEGERDAIISAAQGDKTERIETAKGEVALFNSVYEKYTGSKEVTEKRLILETIDEVLPDATIYMMKDDGSTMKYFPITDLQKSKDIIPAEEGSDQNEQ, translated from the coding sequence ATGAGTTTAAAAAGTATTTATAAGATTATAGGATTGTTCTTTGTCATTATTGTTTTAGGAATTGTCGCCTTCACTTCATGGTATACCGTCGATGAATCAGAACAAGCGGTCATTATCACTTTTGGTGAAGTAGAAGAAGGAATTATTGGCTCGGGCCTTCATTTTAAAATGCCTTGGCCGATTCAAACTGTCGAAAAACTTTCAAAAGAAACGTTTAGTTTGCAATTTGGCTATGAAGAAAAAGATGGAGAAATCGTTGAATACCCAAAAGAAACGAAAATGATTACAGGTGATGAAAAGATTGTGTTAGCGGATATGGTTGTTCAATGGAAAATAACAGATCCTAAAAAGTTTCTATTTAACTCTGAAGCTCCTAAAGATATTTTACACGATGCTACTTCTGCATCATTAAGAAGTATTATCGGAAGTTCTGAAATTGATGATGCTTTAACATCAGGAAAGTTAGAGATTGAAGCTGAGGTTCAAGATCTTTTAACCGAGTTGATAGAGAAATATGATGTCGGTATCTCTATTTTGGCTGTAAAGCTTCAAGACGTTGAGTTACCGAATGAAGAAGTAAGAAAGGCATTCACTGCTGTAACGGATTCTCGTGAAACGAAAAACACGAAAATAAAAGAAGCTGAAAAGTACTCCAATCAAAAAAAATTAGAAGCGGAAGGGGAGCGAGATGCGATCATTTCGGCAGCCCAAGGAGATAAAACAGAACGTATAGAAACAGCAAAAGGGGAAGTAGCTCTCTTTAATTCTGTTTATGAGAAATATACAGGTTCTAAAGAAGTAACGGAAAAACGATTAATCTTAGAAACGATCGATGAAGTTCTTCCTGATGCCACGATTTACATGATGAAGGATGATGGAAGTACAATGAAATATTTCCCGATTACTGACCTCCAAAAATCAAAAGACATCATTCCAGCAGAGGAAGGAAGTGATCAGAATGAGCAGTAA
- a CDS encoding MaoC family dehydratase, with protein sequence MVLGKKRKLGRTFEEITLGEKLTLTEKVEDKDLLLYLGLTNDANPLFIQHDYATQTTFEKPVVPSIMLTGIVLSAVSKYLPGPGSYIQSQQIDFLAPVYHYEVIHFLFEVVDKDEKLKRISIKVQVKNEEGKEVLTGRMSVCPPQKMKKMDGKSLENF encoded by the coding sequence ATGGTGTTAGGTAAAAAGCGGAAACTTGGGAGAACTTTTGAGGAGATCACTCTTGGAGAAAAGTTGACGCTTACAGAAAAAGTGGAAGATAAAGACTTACTTCTTTATTTAGGCCTTACGAATGATGCAAATCCATTATTTATTCAACATGATTATGCTACTCAAACAACATTTGAAAAGCCAGTGGTTCCCTCGATTATGTTAACGGGAATTGTTCTTTCGGCTGTTTCTAAATATTTACCAGGACCAGGGAGTTATATTCAATCACAGCAAATTGATTTTTTGGCTCCAGTTTATCATTATGAAGTGATTCATTTCTTATTTGAAGTCGTCGATAAAGATGAGAAATTAAAACGCATTTCAATTAAGGTACAGGTGAAAAATGAAGAAGGGAAAGAAGTATTAACAGGTAGGATGAGCGTTTGTCCACCGCAAAAAATGAAGAAGATGGATGGGAAATCACTAGAGAATTTCTAG
- a CDS encoding PEP-utilizing enzyme produces the protein MVTEEGGLTSHAAVVGLNLGIPVIVGVENATELIKEGQEITVDADQGMIYQGHTSVL, from the coding sequence ATTGTAACAGAAGAAGGTGGACTGACTAGTCACGCAGCTGTTGTAGGTCTAAACCTAGGGATCCCTGTCATTGTTGGTGTAGAAAATGCTACGGAATTAATTAAAGAAGGACAAGAGATTACGGTTGACGCTGATCAAGGAATGATTTACCAAGGTCATACAAGTGTACTGTAA
- the mdh gene encoding malate dehydrogenase, protein MMNRRKKVSVIGAGFTGATTAFLLAQKELSDVVLVDIPQNENPTKGKALDMLEAGPVQGFDANIKGTSNYEDTADSDIVVITAGIARKPGMSRDDLVQTNEKVMKSVTNEIVKYSPNCIIVVLTNPVDAMTYTVFKESGFPKHRVIGQSGILDTARFRTFIAEELNLSVKDITGFVLGGHGDDMVPLVRYSYAGGIPLNKLISKERLEAIVERTRKGGGEIVSLLGNGSAYYAPAASLVEMVEAILKDQRRVLPSIAYLEGEYGFEGIYLGVPTILGGNGIEEIIELDLHEEEKSQLEKSAASVKNVMTVLS, encoded by the coding sequence ATAATGAATAGACGTAAAAAAGTTTCTGTCATTGGTGCTGGTTTTACTGGAGCGACTACAGCGTTTTTACTCGCTCAAAAAGAGTTATCAGATGTAGTGTTAGTCGATATTCCTCAAAATGAAAACCCGACAAAAGGAAAAGCTTTAGATATGTTAGAAGCTGGACCTGTCCAAGGGTTTGATGCAAATATTAAAGGGACTTCTAATTACGAAGATACAGCTGATTCAGATATCGTTGTTATTACGGCAGGTATTGCACGTAAACCGGGAATGAGTCGTGATGATCTTGTGCAAACCAATGAAAAAGTAATGAAGAGTGTGACGAATGAAATCGTAAAATATTCACCTAACTGTATAATTGTGGTTTTAACCAATCCTGTTGATGCTATGACTTATACGGTTTTTAAAGAGTCAGGATTTCCAAAGCACCGAGTGATAGGACAATCAGGTATTTTAGATACGGCGAGATTTAGAACGTTCATTGCAGAAGAATTAAACTTGTCAGTGAAGGATATTACTGGTTTTGTTTTAGGTGGTCACGGTGATGACATGGTTCCACTCGTTCGTTACTCTTACGCAGGAGGAATCCCACTTAATAAGCTTATTTCAAAAGAGCGTTTAGAAGCTATCGTTGAAAGAACGCGTAAAGGTGGAGGAGAGATTGTTAGTTTGCTTGGGAATGGTAGTGCTTATTATGCACCAGCTGCTTCTCTTGTTGAAATGGTAGAAGCGATCTTAAAAGATCAAAGAAGAGTTCTTCCTTCTATCGCTTATTTAGAAGGTGAATATGGCTTTGAAGGTATTTACCTTGGTGTACCAACTATTTTAGGTGGAAACGGAATTGAAGAAATTATCGAATTAGATCTGCATGAAGAGGAAAAAAGTCAGCTTGAAAAATCAGCTGCGTCTGTTAAGAATGTTATGACTGTTTTATCGTAA
- a CDS encoding FxsA family protein — protein MRWLVSFLIIVPAMEIGLLILSGKTLGVIPTVLLIIFTGIVGAYLAKKQGLETIRKVQGEMSMGLIPQDTILDGLCILVGGVVLLTPGFITDLMGFLLLFPTTRNMIKPGLVRIIRHFINNNRIKIFRL, from the coding sequence TTGCGTTGGTTAGTTTCCTTTTTGATTATCGTGCCAGCTATGGAAATAGGACTATTAATATTGTCAGGAAAAACCCTTGGTGTCATTCCAACTGTTTTACTGATCATTTTTACTGGAATCGTGGGGGCTTATTTAGCGAAAAAACAAGGGTTAGAAACGATTCGAAAAGTTCAAGGTGAAATGAGTATGGGTCTAATTCCTCAAGATACGATTCTTGATGGTTTGTGTATATTAGTAGGTGGAGTCGTTTTGTTAACCCCAGGGTTTATTACGGATTTAATGGGCTTTCTTTTATTATTCCCTACTACTCGTAATATGATTAAACCAGGTCTTGTTCGCATTATTCGCCATTTTATTAACAATAATCGAATAAAGATTTTTCGTTTGTAA
- the pnpS gene encoding two-component system histidine kinase PnpS — protein sequence MHKFRTRLLFGLLTLIIAVLIGLGILIGQLFQTYYIDTYKDRIKKEAELTETLVLKEGIDSTNLQPIIETISEQLESNVAIINSEGAIVTEALYGEKSPYYDRTLEQLLGDNRNKKKSFYEIRTEDDLFFYGMPIINDSDEEGFIVLSLPVSSLKLVNQQIWGLLIISLGLALIVILIIGVRITSQYTKPIESATQVAMELAKGNYKARTYENHLDETGMLSQSINILARNLQDMTKAQEMQQDRLQTLIENMGSGLILIDGRGYINLVNRAYKEIFQIDENSYLYKLYYEAFEHEEIIDIVEEIFMTEVGVRRQLMVPLKIERRHFEVYGVPIIGNSDEWKGVVLVFHDITELKKLEQMRKDFVANVSHELKTPITSIKGFSETLLDGAMNERETLTYFLSIILKESDRLQSLIQDLLDLSKIEQQGFELNIEKCDFKEILDEIIMLLEQKAKAKDINLNVDNPYHHVYLQGDPDRLKQIFINLIGNAINYTLEGGQVFVTVKNLDDQVVVTVKDTGIGMKEEEIPRIFERFYRVDKARSRDSGGTGLGLAIVKHLVEAHHADIFVTSHVGEGTTFTITFNKEGKHLLR from the coding sequence ATGCATAAGTTTCGTACTAGACTTTTATTTGGTTTATTAACCCTTATTATTGCGGTGTTAATAGGGTTAGGAATATTAATAGGGCAATTATTTCAAACTTACTATATTGATACATATAAAGATCGCATAAAGAAGGAAGCAGAATTAACAGAAACACTTGTTTTAAAAGAAGGAATAGATTCAACTAATCTTCAACCTATAATTGAAACGATTAGTGAGCAACTGGAATCCAATGTAGCCATTATTAACTCTGAAGGAGCGATTGTCACTGAAGCACTTTACGGTGAAAAGTCCCCTTATTACGACCGTACACTTGAACAGCTTTTGGGTGACAATAGGAACAAGAAGAAATCTTTTTATGAAATAAGAACGGAAGATGATTTATTTTTCTATGGGATGCCTATTATTAATGATTCAGATGAAGAGGGATTTATCGTTTTAAGTCTTCCTGTATCATCACTAAAACTAGTTAACCAACAAATATGGGGATTATTGATTATTAGTCTAGGATTAGCCTTAATTGTGATTTTAATTATAGGGGTACGAATAACATCTCAGTATACAAAACCAATTGAATCAGCTACTCAAGTGGCAATGGAATTGGCTAAAGGAAATTATAAGGCAAGAACATATGAAAATCATTTAGACGAAACGGGAATGTTGAGTCAATCAATCAATATTTTAGCTCGGAATTTACAGGATATGACCAAAGCTCAAGAAATGCAACAGGATCGATTACAAACGTTAATAGAAAATATGGGGAGTGGATTAATTTTAATTGATGGTAGAGGATATATAAATTTAGTCAATAGAGCCTATAAAGAAATCTTCCAGATTGATGAGAACTCTTATTTATATAAGTTGTATTATGAGGCGTTTGAACATGAGGAAATCATTGATATTGTTGAAGAGATTTTTATGACCGAAGTAGGTGTTAGAAGGCAGCTGATGGTTCCCTTAAAAATCGAAAGAAGACATTTTGAGGTATATGGAGTTCCGATCATAGGAAACAGTGATGAATGGAAGGGTGTTGTTTTAGTCTTTCATGATATAACAGAGTTGAAAAAACTAGAGCAAATGCGAAAAGATTTTGTCGCTAATGTTTCTCATGAGTTGAAGACACCCATTACTTCCATTAAAGGGTTTTCGGAGACGCTTCTCGATGGAGCCATGAATGAAAGGGAAACGCTAACTTATTTTCTATCTATAATTTTAAAAGAGAGCGATCGCCTGCAATCACTTATTCAAGATTTACTGGATTTATCAAAAATTGAACAACAAGGATTTGAATTAAATATCGAAAAATGTGATTTCAAAGAGATATTAGATGAAATAATCATGTTACTAGAACAAAAAGCGAAAGCAAAGGATATTAATTTAAATGTGGATAACCCATACCACCACGTTTATTTACAAGGAGATCCAGATCGATTAAAACAGATTTTTATTAACTTAATTGGAAATGCGATCAACTATACACTTGAAGGAGGCCAAGTTTTTGTTACTGTCAAAAACTTGGATGATCAAGTAGTGGTGACAGTAAAAGATACGGGTATTGGAATGAAGGAAGAAGAGATCCCTAGAATTTTTGAACGTTTTTATCGTGTTGATAAAGCGAGAAGTAGAGATTCAGGGGGAACAGGGTTAGGTTTAGCCATCGTGAAACATTTAGTTGAAGCGCATCATGCAGACATTTTTGTAACAAGCCATGTAGGGGAAGGGACTACGTTTACTATTACTTTTAATAAGGAAGGTAAGCACTTGCTTCGCTAA
- a CDS encoding response regulator transcription factor — translation MSKKILVVDDEQSIVTLLQYNLEQSGYKVITAMNGEDGFQLALEEKPDLVVLDLMLPKLDGMEVCKQLRQKKVMTAILMLTAKDDEFDKVLGLELGADDYMTKPFSPREVVARIKAILRRTQSSNQTDGTQEHDDDVMTIADLKILPDHYEAYFQEEQLELTPKEFELLVYLAKHKGRVLTRDQLLSAVWNYDFAGDTRIVDVHISHLREKIERNTKKPIYIKTIRGLGYKFEEPKLNA, via the coding sequence ATGAGTAAGAAAATTTTAGTTGTAGATGATGAGCAATCGATTGTAACGCTTTTACAATACAATCTTGAACAAAGTGGTTATAAAGTAATAACCGCAATGAATGGGGAAGATGGTTTTCAGCTTGCTCTTGAGGAGAAACCAGATTTAGTTGTACTTGATCTAATGCTGCCAAAGCTTGATGGTATGGAAGTGTGTAAGCAACTTAGGCAGAAAAAAGTGATGACTGCCATTTTAATGCTAACTGCTAAGGATGATGAGTTCGATAAAGTATTAGGTTTGGAGTTAGGTGCAGATGATTATATGACGAAACCTTTTAGTCCAAGGGAAGTCGTTGCTCGAATAAAAGCAATTTTAAGAAGAACTCAATCTTCTAATCAAACGGATGGTACTCAAGAACACGATGATGATGTCATGACAATTGCAGATTTAAAAATATTACCAGATCACTATGAAGCATATTTTCAAGAAGAACAGCTTGAGTTAACACCAAAAGAGTTTGAACTACTTGTTTACTTAGCAAAACATAAGGGGAGAGTTTTAACGAGAGATCAATTATTAAGTGCTGTTTGGAATTATGATTTTGCTGGAGATACGAGGATAGTAGATGTTCATATTAGTCACCTGCGAGAAAAAATAGAGCGAAATACAAAGAAACCAATCTATATTAAAACAATTAGAGGTCTTGGTTATAAATTTGAGGAGCCGAAACTGAATGCATAA